In the Solibacillus sp. FSL K6-1523 genome, one interval contains:
- a CDS encoding NUDIX hydrolase: MNLHDQITLYEPYNEQEKKDRELILRAMDTSVDVLTRNNEILHFTASAFVFNRARTHVLMVYHNIYQSWSWTGGHADGESDLLKVARQEVMEETGVSKVNVLTEQMISLDILTVIGHVKNGSYVAPHLHLNATYVFEVADDESLRAKPGENSAVGWIQVDELAEKCAEKHMVPLYEKIIRKVKELEL, encoded by the coding sequence ATGAATTTACATGACCAAATTACATTATATGAACCGTATAATGAGCAGGAAAAAAAGGATCGCGAGTTAATTTTACGGGCAATGGATACATCTGTGGATGTGTTAACGCGCAATAATGAAATTCTTCATTTTACGGCATCAGCATTCGTATTTAACCGTGCACGTACACATGTCCTTATGGTGTATCATAATATTTATCAATCTTGGAGCTGGACTGGTGGGCATGCGGATGGCGAATCTGATTTACTAAAAGTTGCTAGGCAAGAAGTGATGGAGGAAACAGGTGTTTCAAAGGTTAACGTCTTAACAGAACAAATGATTTCTTTAGATATTTTGACAGTTATCGGACATGTGAAAAATGGGAGCTATGTAGCACCTCATTTACATTTGAATGCAACGTATGTATTTGAGGTGGCAGACGATGAAAGTTTACGTGCAAAGCCAGGTGAAAATAGCGCGGTCGGATGGATTCAAGTAGATGAATTAGCAGAAAAATGTGCTGAGAAGCATATGGTACCTCTGTATGAAAAAATCATTCGAAAAGTAAAAGAATTAGAACTTTAA
- a CDS encoding response regulator has product MRNKISHGIVFLGAISNAIILASMNISIWIIILTTVIYVFIFELIIYSLGPRLVRAERERNVTTYPFLRELVGAKKATVTLKDGTIIYNAKFEGYANVKDAKTILVHIATIKTKKEPSKIQEQEIKLADIASVKKIQ; this is encoded by the coding sequence ATGAGAAATAAAATATCGCACGGAATCGTTTTTTTAGGTGCTATTAGTAATGCCATTATATTAGCATCTATGAATATATCCATTTGGATTATCATTTTAACAACGGTTATTTATGTTTTTATTTTTGAATTAATTATTTATTCATTAGGACCGCGTTTAGTGCGTGCTGAGCGGGAACGTAATGTGACGACATATCCTTTTTTACGTGAGCTAGTAGGCGCGAAAAAAGCAACTGTAACATTAAAGGATGGCACTATTATTTACAATGCTAAATTTGAAGGCTATGCAAATGTAAAAGATGCAAAAACAATTTTAGTACATATTGCGACAATCAAAACAAAAAAGGAACCATCAAAAATACAAGAACAAGAAATCAAATTAGCCGATATTGCTAGTGTGAAGAAAATACAATAG
- the pstC gene encoding phosphate ABC transporter permease subunit PstC, producing the protein MTSKQHESSPVQQLIAQSRNRKGKKVIEKIIPIGLFLAASISVLTTFGIVFTLIFETVEFFTRVSITDYLFGKEWLPFSGKEPLYGILPLILGTFKVTLIAILVAVPFGLGAAIYLSEYASERVRKTIKPILEVLAGVPTIVYGFFALTFVTPILQALIPSLKIFNAVSPGIVVGIMVLPMIASMSEDAMSSVPKSIREGALGLGATKLEVSLKVVLPAALSGIIASIVLAVSRAIGETMIVSLAGGSTPRFDFGVTDSIQTMTAYIVQVTTGDAGYGTTIYYSIYAVGFTLFIFTLVMNLLASYISKRFREEY; encoded by the coding sequence ATGACTTCTAAGCAACATGAGTCATCACCAGTCCAACAGCTGATTGCACAGTCTCGCAATCGCAAAGGAAAGAAAGTAATCGAAAAAATAATACCAATTGGCCTTTTTTTAGCAGCATCCATTTCGGTACTTACGACTTTTGGGATTGTTTTCACATTAATATTTGAGACAGTAGAATTTTTTACACGTGTATCCATTACGGATTATTTATTCGGTAAAGAATGGCTTCCGTTTTCAGGGAAAGAGCCACTTTACGGAATATTACCACTTATATTAGGGACGTTTAAAGTAACATTAATTGCTATTTTAGTCGCTGTTCCATTTGGTTTAGGTGCAGCTATTTATTTAAGTGAATATGCTTCTGAGCGCGTTCGCAAAACGATTAAACCAATATTAGAAGTGCTAGCAGGTGTTCCTACTATTGTTTATGGGTTCTTTGCATTAACATTTGTTACACCGATTTTACAAGCTCTTATTCCTAGTTTAAAAATATTTAATGCAGTAAGTCCAGGAATTGTGGTCGGCATTATGGTATTACCGATGATTGCTTCGATGTCTGAAGATGCGATGAGCTCTGTCCCAAAATCAATAAGAGAAGGGGCACTTGGTTTAGGCGCTACGAAACTTGAAGTATCACTAAAAGTTGTTTTACCTGCTGCATTATCAGGTATTATTGCATCGATTGTACTTGCTGTGTCTCGTGCAATTGGGGAAACAATGATCGTATCATTAGCAGGCGGATCAACACCGAGATTTGATTTTGGTGTGACGGATTCGATTCAAACGATGACAGCTTACATCGTACAAGTAACAACGGGTGATGCTGGATACGGTACGACGATTTATTACTCGATTTATGCAGTAGGTTTCACATTATTTATCTTTACATTAGTCATGAACTTACTAGCTAGCTATATTTCAAAACGATTCAGAGAGGAGTATTAA
- a CDS encoding sigma-70 family RNA polymerase sigma factor, with amino-acid sequence MELEQIIEEYSNHLLRLAYFYTKNQAAAEDVVQDVLIKFYQSNYEERGQVKAYLTTMTINKSKDYLKSWAYKKIQLQTKWWMKTSDPDHVVQQEERSKIGAAILKLPLKYREPIILYYYEELPIQRVAELLELPENTVKTQLRRAREQLRPTLEGEWEVLNHE; translated from the coding sequence TTGGAATTAGAGCAAATTATCGAGGAATACAGCAATCATTTATTACGACTTGCCTATTTTTATACGAAAAATCAAGCGGCTGCTGAAGATGTTGTACAAGATGTACTAATCAAATTTTATCAATCTAATTATGAAGAACGTGGACAAGTAAAGGCATATTTAACGACGATGACGATTAATAAAAGCAAGGACTACTTAAAAAGTTGGGCATATAAAAAAATTCAATTGCAAACAAAATGGTGGATGAAAACGTCGGACCCAGATCATGTTGTGCAGCAAGAGGAACGTTCAAAAATTGGGGCGGCCATTTTAAAACTTCCATTAAAATACCGTGAGCCAATCATTTTGTACTACTATGAAGAGTTGCCAATCCAGCGAGTAGCGGAACTGTTGGAGTTACCAGAAAACACAGTGAAAACCCAATTACGACGCGCACGCGAGCAGTTACGACCTACATTAGAAGGGGAATGGGAGGTGCTGAACCATGAATGA
- a CDS encoding GatB/YqeY domain-containing protein: MMKTEVFEQLKQAMRDKDALAKGVLTLVKSALDLAEKEKGAALSPEEEIAIVNREIKQTNQSLEGAQKAERADLIEKEEAKLTILKNFLPKQFSEDEIIAALQEAGIAAGMSMGDAMKIAKPLLVGKADGAAISKAVKMLIS; this comes from the coding sequence ATGATGAAAACAGAAGTATTTGAACAATTAAAGCAAGCGATGAGAGATAAAGACGCTTTAGCAAAAGGTGTTTTAACATTAGTGAAATCGGCATTGGATTTAGCGGAAAAGGAAAAAGGGGCGGCGCTTTCTCCAGAAGAAGAAATCGCTATAGTGAATCGTGAAATTAAGCAAACGAATCAATCACTTGAAGGCGCACAAAAAGCAGAGCGTGCGGATTTAATTGAAAAAGAGGAAGCGAAATTAACGATTTTAAAAAATTTCTTACCGAAGCAATTTTCAGAAGATGAGATCATTGCGGCGTTACAAGAGGCGGGAATTGCTGCTGGCATGAGCATGGGGGATGCGATGAAAATTGCGAAGCCATTATTAGTAGGAAAAGCAGATGGTGCGGCTATTTCAAAAGCAGTGAAAATGTTAATTTCTTAA
- the pstB gene encoding phosphate ABC transporter ATP-binding protein PstB: MESKGFNLWYGEHHALKDINLNMKENEVTAIIGPSGCGKSTYIKALNRMVELVPIVRTNGEVNYRGRNIFEKGYEVEELRTKVGMVFQKPNPFPKSIYDNIAYGPRIHGIKNKKILDEIVEKSLRGAAIWDEVKDRLNQNAYGLSGGQQQRICIARCLAIEPDVILMDEPTSALDPISTLKVEELVQEMKENYSIVIVTHNMQQAARISDKTAFFLNGEVIEFDQTDTIFSTPSDQRTEDYISGRFG; encoded by the coding sequence ATGGAATCAAAGGGCTTCAATCTTTGGTACGGAGAGCATCATGCACTGAAAGATATTAATTTAAATATGAAGGAAAATGAAGTAACGGCGATTATTGGTCCTTCAGGCTGCGGGAAATCAACGTATATAAAAGCGTTAAATCGTATGGTTGAGCTTGTTCCGATTGTTCGTACAAATGGTGAAGTGAACTATCGTGGGCGTAATATTTTCGAAAAAGGTTATGAAGTTGAGGAATTGCGTACAAAAGTAGGGATGGTTTTCCAAAAGCCAAATCCGTTTCCGAAATCGATTTATGACAATATTGCCTATGGACCACGCATTCATGGCATTAAAAATAAGAAAATTTTAGATGAAATTGTTGAAAAGTCATTGCGCGGGGCAGCGATTTGGGATGAAGTAAAGGATCGTCTCAATCAAAACGCATATGGCTTATCAGGTGGGCAACAACAGCGTATTTGTATCGCACGTTGTTTAGCAATTGAGCCAGACGTTATTTTAATGGACGAGCCAACAAGTGCACTTGATCCGATTTCAACATTAAAAGTTGAAGAGCTTGTGCAAGAAATGAAAGAAAATTATTCGATTGTTATAGTTACGCATAACATGCAGCAGGCAGCTCGTATTTCAGATAAGACGGCATTTTTCTTAAACGGGGAAGTCATTGAATTTGACCAAACCGATACAATTTTCTCAACTCCGAGCGATCAACGTACGGAAGATTATATTTCTGGTCGATTCGGCTAA
- the pstA gene encoding phosphate ABC transporter permease PstA, translating to MRYLQQEHVMKRMNKRLVWNRVWKGVFIAATSFALIALAILIYRIFSQGMGYLNFDFLTNFASRIPANAGIKAALVGSLCLMAVVAPVSIILGVSTAIYLEEYAKKNKLNDFIRMNISNLAGVPSIVFGLLGLTIFVRMLGMGKSILAAGLTMSLLILPVIIVAAQEAIRAVPKEQREASYGMGATKWQTIIRVVIPAAIPGILTGSILALSRAIGETAPLVVIGIPVILQFLPTSMLDTFTALPMQIFDWAKRPQEEFQYVASAGIIVLMAVLIFMNSIAVFIRNKFQKRY from the coding sequence ATGCGCTATTTACAACAAGAACATGTGATGAAGCGAATGAATAAGCGCCTCGTATGGAATCGGGTTTGGAAAGGTGTATTTATTGCGGCGACAAGCTTTGCATTAATCGCACTCGCTATATTAATATACCGAATTTTTTCACAAGGAATGGGTTATTTAAACTTCGACTTTTTAACAAACTTTGCATCGCGTATTCCTGCAAATGCAGGGATTAAAGCAGCATTAGTCGGATCGCTTTGTTTAATGGCAGTCGTAGCGCCTGTTTCAATCATTTTAGGTGTAAGCACAGCCATTTATTTAGAAGAATATGCAAAGAAAAATAAATTGAATGATTTTATTCGCATGAACATTTCTAACTTAGCAGGTGTTCCGTCGATAGTCTTTGGATTACTTGGTTTAACGATTTTCGTTCGTATGCTTGGTATGGGGAAAAGTATTTTAGCGGCAGGATTGACGATGAGTTTGCTCATATTACCGGTCATTATCGTAGCGGCACAAGAGGCTATCCGTGCTGTACCGAAAGAGCAACGGGAAGCTTCGTACGGGATGGGGGCAACAAAATGGCAAACGATTATTCGTGTTGTCATACCAGCAGCCATACCAGGTATTTTAACGGGGAGTATTTTAGCGCTATCACGTGCCATTGGGGAAACGGCACCACTTGTTGTTATCGGGATTCCAGTTATCCTACAATTTTTACCGACAAGTATGCTCGATACATTTACTGCATTACCAATGCAAATTTTTGACTGGGCAAAACGTCCACAAGAAGAGTTCCAGTACGTAGCATCTGCGGGGATTATCGTTTTAATGGCAGTACTGATCTTTATGAATTCTATTGCGGTTTTCATTCGAAATAAATTCCAAAAACGTTATTAG
- a CDS encoding PstS family phosphate ABC transporter substrate-binding protein: MKKWQYLTSTALLGSALLLGACGGEDDTTQPAKTGADQAQAGDAQLAGTVAGDGSSTVAPITEALVEEYAGVQKDVRVSVGVSGTGGGFEKFINGETDFTNASRPIKDTETEKLAAANIDFTEFELAYDGLSVVIHPENTWAKELTVDQLKKIWVEDGTKKKWSDIEPSWPAEEIVFYSPGADSGTYDYFDEVILDGEDIVKNATLSEDDNVLVQGITADKNAIGYFGYAYYLENKNKLQVVTVDGVEPTNDTIESGEYSPLSRPLFIYFKNSAIKDNEAAYDFMKFSLEHAGEMAEVVGYVSLPEEKYEEGLKKLEGLK; this comes from the coding sequence ATGAAAAAGTGGCAGTACTTAACATCAACAGCATTACTTGGCTCAGCATTACTATTAGGTGCGTGTGGTGGAGAAGATGATACAACACAACCAGCAAAAACAGGTGCAGATCAAGCGCAAGCAGGTGATGCGCAATTAGCAGGTACAGTTGCAGGTGATGGTTCATCTACGGTAGCCCCAATTACAGAAGCGTTAGTTGAAGAATACGCAGGAGTACAAAAAGATGTACGCGTATCTGTTGGTGTATCGGGTACAGGCGGCGGATTCGAAAAATTCATCAATGGTGAAACAGATTTCACAAATGCATCTCGCCCAATTAAAGATACGGAAACAGAAAAGTTAGCGGCAGCAAACATTGATTTCACTGAATTTGAATTAGCCTACGACGGTTTATCAGTAGTAATTCACCCAGAAAATACATGGGCAAAAGAATTAACAGTCGATCAATTAAAGAAAATTTGGGTTGAAGACGGTACAAAGAAAAAATGGTCAGATATTGAACCTTCTTGGCCAGCAGAAGAAATCGTATTTTACTCACCGGGTGCTGACTCAGGCACATATGACTACTTTGATGAAGTTATTTTAGACGGTGAAGATATTGTAAAAAATGCGACTTTATCTGAAGATGACAACGTATTAGTACAAGGAATTACAGCAGATAAAAACGCAATTGGTTACTTCGGCTATGCGTATTACTTAGAAAACAAAAACAAGTTACAAGTCGTAACAGTTGATGGGGTAGAGCCGACGAACGACACAATCGAATCAGGTGAATATTCACCGTTATCTCGTCCTCTATTCATTTACTTTAAAAACAGTGCAATTAAAGATAACGAAGCAGCTTATGACTTTATGAAATTCTCTTTAGAGCATGCAGGAGAAATGGCTGAAGTCGTTGGTTATGTAAGTCTACCAGAAGAAAAATATGAAGAAGGCTTAAAAAAATTAGAAGGTTTAAAATAA
- the phoU gene encoding phosphate signaling complex protein PhoU, translating into MVRERFEHDLIAVQQELMELCDKSVDALELSFKAFMTKDIDLALAVIDMDSQINHLEEAINDRVILLLAKQQPVATDLRRLIVVIKAASDMERVGDYAVNIAKDTIRIGKDPFITSVEPIEEMFHKTVSMLRHIIEAFIEENMVKAKEIAELDDQVDELYGSTISQLMKLNVSNEHVAQITNLSFICRYVERCADHATNIAEHLFYLVKGKHYELNN; encoded by the coding sequence ATGGTTCGTGAGCGTTTTGAACATGATTTAATTGCAGTACAGCAAGAGTTAATGGAGCTTTGCGATAAAAGTGTCGATGCATTAGAGCTTTCATTTAAAGCGTTTATGACGAAAGATATTGATTTAGCGTTAGCTGTCATTGATATGGATTCGCAAATTAATCATTTAGAGGAAGCGATTAATGACCGTGTAATATTGTTGCTTGCTAAGCAGCAGCCGGTCGCTACGGATTTACGCCGATTAATTGTTGTCATTAAAGCAGCTTCCGATATGGAGCGAGTAGGTGACTATGCTGTAAATATCGCGAAAGATACGATACGCATCGGAAAAGATCCATTTATCACAAGCGTCGAGCCGATAGAAGAAATGTTCCATAAAACGGTGTCGATGCTACGCCATATTATTGAAGCATTCATTGAAGAAAATATGGTAAAAGCAAAGGAAATTGCCGAGCTAGATGATCAGGTCGATGAACTATACGGCAGTACGATTAGTCAGTTAATGAAGCTCAACGTTTCGAATGAGCATGTCGCACAAATTACGAATTTATCGTTCATTTGCCGCTATGTAGAACGTTGTGCAGACCATGCAACGAATATCGCCGAGCATTTATTTTACTTAGTCAAAGGCAAGCATTATGAATTAAATAATTGA